The proteins below come from a single Sorghum bicolor cultivar BTx623 chromosome 4, Sorghum_bicolor_NCBIv3, whole genome shotgun sequence genomic window:
- the LOC8068881 gene encoding uncharacterized protein LOC8068881, translating into MACPAQSMLSLSASGGIFLRSKPQAAAACHVRGGIIIGGGSSRPFLLTCNASSPPAPTQEDPDCNEEECAPEKEVGSLSAEWLAEERTQVVGTFPPKKRKWGYVEKDTAGQTNIYSVEPMVYVAESAISSGTAGTSAEGAENTAAIAAGLVLITVAAASSILIQVNKSQPKVTPEAAYNGPPLSYYVAKFQPAAVAQTLEAPAPAEAVEAAAPEATTSTVDASAAPEAQQLSS; encoded by the exons ATGGCGTGCCCTGCGCAGTCCATGCTCTCCCTCTCCGCCAGCGGCGGCATCTTCCTGAGGAGCAAGCCTCAGGCGGCCGCGGCCTGCCATGTGCGTGGGGGCATCATCATCGGCGGTGGCAGCAGCAGGCCGTTCCTGCTCACCTGCAACGCTtcctcgccgccggcgccgacgcAGGAGGACCCCGACTGCAACGAGGAGGAGTGCGCCCCGGAGAAGGAG GTCGGGAGCCTGAGCGCCGAGTGGCTGGCCGAGGAGAGGACCCAGGTCGTCGGCACTTTCCCTCCCAAGAAGAGAAAGTGGGGCTACGTCGAGAAGGACACCGCAGGCCAGACCAACATCTACTCCGTCGAG CCGATGGTGTACGTGGCCGAGAGCGCCATCAGCTCCGGCACGGCGGGCACGTCGGCGGAGGGCGCCGAGAACACGGCCGCCATCGCCGCGGGGCTCGTCCTCATCACCGTCGCCGCGGCCTCGTCCATCCTCATCCAGGTGAACAAGAGCCAGCCTAAGGTGACGCCGGAAGCCGCCTACAACGGCCCGCCGCTCAGCTACTACGTCGCCAAGTTCCaaccggcggcggtggcgcagaCCCTCGaggcccccgcccccgccgagGCGGTAGAGGCAGCGGCGCCAGAGGCGACGACGTCCACCGTCGACGCCTCTGCGGCTCCGGAGGCGCAGCAGCTGTCGTCGTGA
- the LOC8064273 gene encoding DDT domain-containing protein DDB_G0282237 yields the protein MPLFDKKPFSLLEPPKDLDSKEKVFQIRFTKEIFRDYEEYLKRLNLYRQRVWTCKISGKSNLTFEEALVSEHKAMEKAQNLPTELMAHVLRMTQYSTIGLHELVNKIYASLLEEVFEGIELHANKDGAVAPCKILKILDSGCTKMCEVGWIRQGKAVTNTSVIKAADLFYRRAPVSRNTLKIFIKDATSQSNPWVIHENLAKKFGISMDPPDSIMKKGRKRQEDGTIEDGRKRLKTDEEQAYVKYPIDDLLVRPNADDPALFKRPPLATDFRVPRCSVGDLLMVWDFCSSFGRALNLSPFPLTDLENAICHKESNVLLVEIHVAMFHLLMKDEGDYFTVVQNKKRKLKLSSVTWDEYLCDFLEMTKNEELSTNIATVKRVYYGVIDTDIKLKILRELVEEAIQTSAIREILSDRVDQKQVLNATKRENTRRDKQEQNLNTEIAMKKEENQTDAVQGGHEGVDELVRGKENDKSNISRSRTEGKRHLVRHLDTEIDKLSIRSSPLGKDRQYNRYWFFKCEGRLFVETADSREWGYYSTKEELDALMGSLNVKGIRERALKRQLEKFYNKISNALEKRSKDIANKMLLEEGVLRRSTRVRANPKDNPSMAFLKYVNKWKDN from the exons ATGCCTCTCTTTGATAAGAAACCATTCTCCTTACTGGAGCCCCCTAAGGACCTGGAttcaaaggagaaggtgttccAAATTCGATTCACAAAGGAGATATTCCGAGATTATGA AGAATACCTAAAGAGGCTAAACCTTTATCGCCAGAGAGTTTGGACATGTAAGATTTCTGGAAAATCTAATTTAACTTTTGAAGAAGCTTTGGTATCTGAGCATAAAGCGATGGAGAAGGCTCAAAATTTGCCAACTGAGCTAATGGCTCATGTTCTTCGGATGACTCAATACA GCACTATTGGTTTACATGAACTTGTCAATAAGATATATGCTAGTCTGCTGGAAGAAGTATTTGAAGGAATAGAACTACATGCTAATAAGGATGGTGCTGTGGCACCTTGCAAGATCTTGAAGATTTTAGATTCTGGTTGCACAAAGATGTGTGAAGTTGGTTGGATTCGACAGGGTAAAGCTGTAACCAACACATCAGTAATCAAAGCTGCAGATCTGTTTTACCGGAGGGCACCTGTTAGCAGGAATACCCTGAAGATTTTTATTAAAGATGCTACATCACAAAGTAATCCATGGGTTATCCATGAGAATCTCGCCAAAAAATTTGGCATATCCATGGACCCCCCTGACAGCATAATG AAGAAAGGGAGAAAAAGACAAGAGGATGGAACTATTGAAGATGGGAGGAAAAGGCTCAAGACAG ATGAAGAACAGGCATATGTAAAGTATCCAATAGATGATCTGCTAGTAAGGCCCAATGCAGATGATCCGGCTTTATTTAAGAGACCTCCTCTGGCTACAGATTTTAGAGTACCAAGATGTTCTGTGGGAGATCTCCTTATGGTATGGGACTTCTGCTCGTCTTTTGGGAGGGCTCTGAATCTGTCCCCATTTCCACTAACAGATCTGGAAAATGCAATTTGCCACAAAGAAAGCAATGTTCTTCTCGTGGAAATACATGTGGCTATGTTTCACTTGCTTATGAAGGATGAAGGTGACTATTTCACTGTTGTGCAGAACAAGAAACGGAAATTAAAG CTAAGTTCAGTAACATGGGACGAGTATCTATGTGATTTCTTGGAAATGACAAAAAATGAAGAACTATCCACTAACATTGCAACAGTAAAAAGGGTTTATTATGGTGTTATTGACACTGATATAAAGCTTAAGATCCTCCGGGAACTAGTGGAAGAAGCTATTCAAACCTCTGCCATAAGGGAGATACTAAGCGACCGTGTGGACCAGAAACAAGTCCTTAATGCAACAAAAAGAGAGAACACCAGAAGGGACAAACAAGAGCAAAATCTTAACACTGAAATTGCAATGAAAAAGGAGGAGAATCAGACAGATGCTGTGCAAGGTGGCCATGAGGGTGTAGATGAGCTGGTTAGGGGAAAAGAAAATGACAAGAGCAATATTTCTCGGAGTAGGACAGAAGGGAAACGACACCTG GTACGACACCTTGATACCGAGATCGATAAATTATCCATCCGTTCCAGCCCTCTTGGTAAAGACAGGCAGTACAATAGGTACTGGTTTTTCAAGTGTGAAGGAAGGCTTTTTGTTGAAACTGCAGATTCCAGAGAATGGGGTTACTACAGCACTAAGGAAGAG CTTGATGCGCTCATGGGCTCATTGAATGTGAAAGGTATAAGGGAGAGAGCTTTGAAACGGCAACTAGAGAAGTTCTATAATAAGATAAG TAATGCCCTAGAGAAACGATCAAAAGATATCGCAAACAAGATGTTGCTTGAAGAGGGTGTGCTGCGCCGTTCCACACGCGTCCGGGCTAACCCAAAGGACAACCCGTCCATGGCATTCCTCAAGTATGTCAACAAGTGGAAGGATAACTGA
- the LOC8064274 gene encoding immune-associated nucleotide-binding protein 9, producing MGGSQYDDEWVLPSADITLVLVGKLGYGKSATGNSILGREAFVSEYSHASVTNTCQLGSTTLKDGRTINVIDTPGLFDMSISSDEAGKEIVKCMNMAKDGIHAVLMVFSATSRFSREDASTIETIKVFFGEKIVDHMILVFTYGDLVGESKLKNMLNNAPEYLQNVVELCQNRVVVFDNMTNDRRLQAQQLDKLLDVVDSVCANNGGKPFSDQMFTRIKEVHDREKEVHTLGYSEEQISELKKEIHRTRDEQLAHITSMVEEKLNCTVEKLQQQLMEEQNARLEAEKVAYEARLKSEAEIQKLKESLKKAQRENEEFRRMAQSQGSKCAIL from the exons ATGGGTGGAAGCCAGTACGATGATGAATGGGTGTTGCCCAGTGCCGATATCACTCTTGTTCTTGTTGGGAAACTTGGCTATGGCAAGAGTGCAACTGGAAATAGCATCCTTGGACGGGAAGCATTTGTATCGGAATATTCACATGCCAGTGTTACTAATACTTGTCAGTTGGGAAGCACTACCCTGAAGGACGGCCGCACCATCAATGTTATTGATACCCCAG GGTTATTTGATATGAGCATTTCATCTGATGAAGCTGGTAAAGAGATTGTTAAATGTATGAACATGGCTAAAGATGGGATACATGCAGTTCTGATGGTTTTCTCTGCCACATCTCGGTTTTCTCGAGAGGATGCAAGTACAATTGAGACCATTAAGGTCTTCTTTGGGGAAAAGATTGTTGACCACATGATTTTAGTTTTTACTTATGGAGATCTAGTTGGTGAATCTAAGTTGAAGAACATGCTAAATAATGCGCCAGAGTATTTGCAG AATGTTGTTGAGCTATGCCAAAACAGAGTTGTCGTCTTCGATAACATGACCAATGACCGAAGGCTCCAAGCGCAGCAACTTGACAAATTGCTTGATGTAGTGGACTCAGTTTGTGCAAACAATGGAGGAAAACCATTTTCAGATCAAATGTTCACTCGCATCAAG GAGGTGCATGATAGAGAAAAAGAGGTGCATACCTTGGGGTATTCAGAAGAGCAGATATCTGAGTTGAAAAAGGAGATTCATAGAACTAGGGATGAACAGCTTGCACACATAACCAGCATG GTCGAGGAAAAGTTAAACTGCACTGTGGAGAAGCTGCAACAGCAACTCATGGAAGAACAGAACGCAAGGCTGGAAGCTGAGAAGGTGGCGTATGAAGCTAGGCTGAAATCAGAAGCGGAGATCCAGAAGCTCAAGGAGAGCCTCAAGAAGGCTCAAAGGGAAAACGAGGAGTTCCGGAGGATGGCGCAGAGCCAGGGCAGCAAATGTGCTATCCTGTAG